One window of the Lactococcus lactis genome contains the following:
- a CDS encoding phosphatidylglycerol lysyltransferase domain-containing protein yields MKNKKSAKVKQDKVKQRLKRVKPWQDKSAKLLGHLLQFASIYALIVGIVGWLMPPVQKLLSGFLYLFALPTDFSIFNAIVLFILASSIRHRRRLALWIEIIYFQLAFVAFGLIFLLAYFFGLVTKEALDMSQFSIFSLLFVILGVVVSLATAVLMILSRNAFPTKIVNGTWWKGIIIAAVGFVCSIIGGVIVSFLTFHGSVSLAQRIAYVFRESVSDFRYLLPFGQEIFPYSSGNNIWVSTTISVIMLLGFISAFLIFTRSTQKELSANAKQELAIRQLILDYGDNDSLAYFATRRDKKAIFSKNKKAAITYHLFGDVLLASGDPIGDEKSWKSAGEAFLNLARAQGWTPGVIGSSEAGAKMYAQLGLNATVFGDEAVVIVRDFSIENPAMHDVAQVMHRAKRENYQVKIRRQAEIPATELSDLTKLTEQWRNGDERGYSMASSRFGDPTDQQIMIVTASDAAGKVQGILSFVPVGSDKLSLDTMRRSPEAMNGAVTFMISSLIEAAKEKEISEISLNFAAARQFFINGETLQANALDKAARTVMKFFSRWYQLESLYRSNDIYLPEWRTRYICYDNGGSLTSVLFAIGQAEGFVPTNIFSKIKSFFSRDYDPRTENRWWKKSDFIKKVHRLEENKRLELLNEAGHDDSYLKKLKDLRENGIPPFSLPDSETESVETLRNKFESVDEFDEKEYSIHGKLISLRGRGAMQFADLADNQAKIQLVIKRDTLNEYAELENRLENFAIWKKDVTVGDRVLVKGTLMRTQTGELSLRVNSWKMLSKTLRELTDIEKIDHTKFIERTEYLSRIRRDLLSNRFVEVDKQDYLALAAGYDKVFSIQNSKVTVLWAYQSIESLKNLLSNLLEDEVLMDLSEVFPDPEANEDALPELKRALSYGLPAFAMAEFYLPTEAADLGVDSENEKK; encoded by the coding sequence ATGAAAAATAAAAAATCAGCTAAAGTTAAGCAAGATAAGGTAAAACAAAGATTAAAACGAGTAAAACCATGGCAGGATAAGTCTGCAAAACTTCTCGGGCATTTATTACAATTTGCCTCAATTTATGCTTTAATAGTTGGGATTGTCGGCTGGTTGATGCCTCCTGTTCAAAAACTATTATCTGGTTTCCTCTATCTTTTTGCCCTTCCTACCGATTTTAGTATTTTTAATGCAATTGTTCTATTTATTTTAGCAAGCTCAATTCGACACCGGAGAAGATTGGCACTTTGGATAGAAATTATCTATTTCCAATTAGCTTTTGTTGCATTTGGTCTTATTTTCTTATTGGCCTATTTCTTTGGACTTGTGACCAAAGAAGCACTTGACATGTCACAATTTTCTATCTTCTCACTTTTATTTGTTATTCTGGGAGTAGTTGTTTCTCTTGCGACAGCTGTATTAATGATTTTATCTCGAAATGCCTTCCCAACAAAAATTGTGAATGGCACTTGGTGGAAAGGTATAATTATTGCGGCTGTAGGATTTGTCTGCTCTATTATTGGCGGAGTAATCGTTTCATTTTTAACTTTCCATGGTTCTGTATCCTTAGCTCAAAGAATTGCTTACGTTTTTAGAGAATCTGTCAGTGATTTCCGTTACCTTCTTCCTTTTGGTCAGGAAATTTTCCCGTACAGCTCTGGAAATAATATTTGGGTCAGTACTACGATTTCAGTCATAATGCTTCTTGGTTTTATCAGCGCATTTCTCATTTTTACGCGCTCTACTCAAAAAGAACTTTCGGCAAATGCGAAACAAGAACTAGCAATCCGTCAGCTAATTCTAGATTATGGTGATAATGACTCGCTTGCTTACTTTGCGACTCGCAGAGATAAAAAAGCTATCTTTTCTAAAAATAAAAAAGCTGCCATCACTTATCATCTTTTTGGAGATGTTTTGTTAGCCAGCGGCGACCCAATCGGAGATGAAAAATCATGGAAAAGTGCGGGAGAAGCATTTCTCAACCTTGCACGAGCACAGGGCTGGACACCAGGCGTTATTGGATCCTCTGAAGCAGGAGCAAAAATGTATGCTCAATTAGGGCTGAACGCAACTGTATTCGGGGATGAAGCGGTCGTTATCGTTCGTGACTTTTCTATTGAAAATCCAGCCATGCATGATGTTGCACAAGTTATGCATCGTGCAAAAAGAGAAAACTATCAAGTCAAGATTCGTCGCCAGGCTGAAATTCCTGCTACAGAACTTAGTGATTTAACCAAATTAACTGAACAATGGCGAAATGGTGATGAACGTGGTTATTCAATGGCCTCAAGTCGATTTGGTGATCCAACAGACCAACAAATAATGATTGTAACGGCATCCGATGCTGCTGGAAAAGTTCAAGGAATTTTATCCTTTGTTCCGGTGGGGTCAGATAAACTGTCGCTTGATACGATGAGACGTTCTCCTGAGGCAATGAATGGAGCTGTCACTTTCATGATTAGCAGTTTGATAGAAGCAGCTAAAGAAAAAGAGATAAGCGAAATTAGTTTAAACTTTGCAGCAGCACGGCAATTCTTCATTAACGGAGAAACATTGCAAGCCAATGCCTTAGATAAAGCGGCACGAACTGTAATGAAATTCTTTTCGCGTTGGTACCAATTGGAATCACTTTATCGTTCAAATGATATTTACTTGCCAGAATGGCGAACTCGTTATATTTGTTATGATAATGGCGGTTCTCTTACTTCAGTTCTTTTTGCAATTGGCCAAGCTGAAGGATTTGTTCCGACGAATATCTTTTCTAAAATCAAAAGTTTCTTTTCACGAGATTATGACCCTAGAACAGAAAATCGCTGGTGGAAAAAATCAGATTTCATCAAAAAGGTTCATCGACTTGAAGAAAATAAACGATTGGAATTATTGAATGAAGCTGGTCATGATGACAGTTATCTAAAAAAATTAAAGGATCTTAGAGAAAATGGCATTCCACCATTTAGTCTTCCCGATAGCGAAACTGAATCAGTAGAAACCCTTAGAAATAAATTTGAATCAGTTGATGAATTTGATGAAAAAGAATATAGCATTCATGGGAAGTTAATTAGTTTGCGTGGCCGAGGCGCAATGCAATTTGCAGATTTGGCAGATAATCAAGCAAAAATTCAATTGGTTATAAAACGTGACACTCTTAATGAATATGCTGAATTAGAAAATCGTTTAGAAAATTTTGCAATATGGAAAAAAGATGTGACCGTTGGTGATAGAGTACTTGTTAAAGGAACGCTGATGCGCACGCAAACAGGTGAATTGAGTCTACGGGTTAACTCATGGAAAATGCTTTCTAAAACACTAAGAGAACTGACAGATATCGAAAAAATAGACCATACAAAATTTATTGAACGGACAGAATATTTATCAAGAATTAGAAGAGATTTGCTATCAAACAGATTTGTTGAAGTAGATAAGCAGGATTATTTGGCATTGGCTGCGGGATATGATAAGGTATTTTCTATTCAGAATTCAAAAGTAACAGTTTTATGGGCTTATCAATCAATTGAATCCTTAAAGAACCTTCTTAGTAATCTACTTGAAGATGAAGTTCTAATGGATTTATCAGAAGTTTTTCCAGACCCTGAAGCTAATGAAGATGCTTTGCCAGAGTTAAAAAGAGCGCTCAGTTATGGTTTGCCTGCTTTTGCAATGGCAGAGTTCTATTTACCAACTGAAGCAGCTGATTTAGGAGTAGATTCAGAAAATGAAAAAAAGTAA
- a CDS encoding DUF998 domain-containing protein, translated as MKKSNYLIIIAICAALLYNAWILAFWLNPTVVNSSLLSGLSALDQPYHQLFTLTDILFACFSLILAWGLFKQNEREDKRLLIIFLSIAGFGAATGLATLFPYADIAHSEGIPNPLKAPELFLHDGLSVLALLFILTGVIFSLLVYRNKFVFLLAIAFVITTLLSFIAGAIPQLVGPLGQQINGVLGGIWLVFICWRVLNDISKEVRKEN; from the coding sequence ATGAAAAAAAGTAATTACTTAATCATTATTGCTATTTGTGCTGCCTTATTGTACAATGCTTGGATTCTTGCATTTTGGTTAAATCCAACTGTAGTTAACTCAAGTCTTTTGAGTGGACTTTCTGCACTTGATCAACCTTATCATCAATTATTCACCTTAACAGATATTCTTTTCGCTTGTTTTTCTTTGATACTTGCGTGGGGACTTTTTAAACAAAATGAAAGAGAAGACAAACGTCTTCTCATAATTTTTCTTTCGATTGCGGGATTTGGTGCAGCAACAGGCTTAGCTACACTTTTTCCTTATGCTGATATTGCTCACAGTGAGGGAATTCCTAATCCTCTTAAAGCACCTGAACTCTTTTTACATGACGGATTAAGTGTTTTAGCATTATTATTTATTCTTACAGGAGTGATTTTTTCACTTTTAGTTTATCGAAATAAATTTGTTTTCCTTTTGGCCATTGCTTTTGTAATTACAACTTTGCTTTCTTTCATTGCGGGTGCAATTCCTCAGTTAGTAGGCCCTCTTGGTCAGCAGATTAATGGGGTGCTTGGTGGTATATGGTTAGTATTTATTTGTTGGAGAGTTCTGAACGACATTTCAAAAGAAGTTCGTAAGGAGAACTGA
- a CDS encoding transglutaminase-like domain-containing protein, whose translation MVNKVNRGKLMKFICKLKITYSFTGLLFICLFTLIAMFSQENSVSADSVPTLVTKNLTVYAVSGDFYNHAKEAVVTAIDSKGNRVEGVDYYNGPIKYSISTDAFGNWVTDKPGIYSVTYSFGDPYTKASISQEVKVTSVSLPSSSLPISEIENTLNKNAIVDEDSDNNAVYDNYNGNILMAFYAHDISYMTKGFEAREEKNYILTGGYKKYNYSENELKSATSLMEGFSNVLEGKNTDFDKIEAIEDYVDDLMTYDLAGAEQDGTEANNIISGARLNEIVGNDHDQYYGQAFSAFLSGKGDCMQYSMLSELGYIYAGIPAVTEINNGNVPTDGFYLSFGNGGHEWNEVQVNGQWYIADDTWADNDIRWRGLIGMDKLPTQDKIGINTLTNQPLYYHTGNVRKLTLMNKSMINPTLTTQPITTISGSGNYQNIMYNSIVNAVYSDGSLVPQSEIHFCVPTITVDGLSYWATDYTGVHNVNFNFKDPNTGDIITSTVLVTTVSPILLTTTVSAASGSGNYEKVMYNAIVNAKYSNGTQVPLSSIHYLVPTIIVDGQTH comes from the coding sequence TTGGTAAATAAAGTAAACAGAGGGAAACTTATGAAATTTATTTGTAAATTAAAGATTACTTATTCATTTACAGGGTTATTATTTATATGTTTGTTTACGCTTATAGCTATGTTTTCTCAAGAAAACAGCGTTAGTGCTGATAGCGTCCCAACACTAGTTACTAAGAACTTAACTGTATATGCTGTTAGTGGTGACTTTTATAATCACGCTAAAGAAGCAGTTGTAACTGCCATAGACTCTAAGGGGAACCGAGTAGAGGGAGTAGATTATTACAACGGGCCGATAAAGTATAGTATATCAACTGATGCTTTTGGTAATTGGGTTACAGATAAACCAGGTATATACTCGGTAACTTATTCTTTTGGTGACCCTTATACCAAAGCTTCAATCAGTCAGGAAGTTAAGGTTACTAGTGTTTCTTTACCGTCGTCGTCACTACCTATAAGTGAAATAGAAAATACATTAAATAAGAATGCGATTGTAGATGAGGACTCTGATAATAACGCTGTTTATGATAACTATAATGGAAATATACTAATGGCTTTTTATGCACATGACATATCATATATGACAAAAGGCTTTGAAGCCAGAGAAGAAAAAAATTATATTTTAACTGGCGGATATAAAAAATATAACTATAGCGAAAATGAATTGAAATCAGCAACCTCTCTTATGGAAGGTTTCAGTAACGTATTGGAAGGAAAAAATACTGATTTTGACAAAATAGAAGCAATAGAAGATTACGTTGATGATTTAATGACTTATGATCTTGCAGGTGCAGAACAAGATGGTACGGAAGCAAATAATATTATATCTGGTGCACGTTTAAATGAAATTGTTGGCAATGACCATGACCAATATTATGGTCAAGCGTTTAGTGCTTTTTTATCTGGCAAAGGTGATTGCATGCAGTATTCGATGCTTTCAGAACTTGGTTATATCTATGCTGGAATTCCAGCAGTGACAGAAATTAATAATGGAAATGTACCTACTGATGGTTTTTACCTTTCCTTTGGAAATGGGGGACACGAGTGGAATGAGGTTCAAGTAAATGGACAATGGTACATTGCTGATGATACATGGGCCGATAATGATATACGTTGGAGAGGGCTTATAGGTATGGATAAACTTCCTACTCAGGATAAGATTGGAATAAATACATTAACAAATCAACCTTTATATTATCATACTGGTAATGTTCGGAAATTAACGTTAATGAATAAATCGATGATTAATCCAACCTTAACTACTCAGCCGATTACAACGATTTCTGGTAGTGGAAACTACCAAAATATTATGTATAATTCCATTGTGAATGCAGTTTATAGTGATGGTAGTTTAGTTCCGCAATCAGAAATACACTTTTGTGTCCCCACTATAACTGTCGATGGATTGAGTTATTGGGCAACAGATTATACTGGAGTTCATAATGTTAATTTCAATTTTAAAGACCCAAACACGGGGGATATAATTACTTCAACAGTATTGGTAACTACTGTTAGTCCAATTTTACTTACCACAACCGTTAGTGCAGCTTCTGGCAGTGGAAATTATGAAAAAGTGATGTATAACGCCATAGTGAATGCTAAGTATAGTAATGGAACTCAAGTCCCTCTGTCTTCTATCCATTACCTTGTTCCAACTATAATTGTTGATGGACAAACTCATTAG
- a CDS encoding DNA-3-methyladenine glycosylase I: MTELRRCNWCLSTDKMIHYHDTYWGVPLHNDQELFAKLVLDLNQAGLSWATILNKQENFYEAFDNFEIEKIAVYDENKEQELLQNAGIIRNKLKVKAAIVNAQKVLEIQKEFGSFNKYIWSFTDGKVLQHQVNDESEIPATNELSDKMSKDMKKRGFKFTGSTVIYAFLQAVGVINDHADYCYRQAELMD, translated from the coding sequence ATGACTGAATTAAGAAGATGTAATTGGTGTTTGTCAACTGATAAAATGATTCATTATCATGATACTTATTGGGGAGTGCCTTTACATAATGATCAGGAACTTTTTGCAAAATTGGTCCTTGATTTAAATCAAGCAGGGCTTTCTTGGGCAACAATATTAAATAAACAAGAAAATTTTTATGAAGCTTTTGATAATTTTGAAATTGAAAAAATAGCAGTATATGACGAGAACAAAGAACAAGAACTTTTACAAAATGCGGGAATTATCAGAAATAAATTAAAGGTTAAAGCGGCGATTGTTAATGCTCAAAAAGTTTTAGAAATTCAAAAAGAATTTGGCTCCTTTAATAAGTACATCTGGTCATTTACTGACGGAAAAGTTTTACAGCATCAAGTTAATGATGAGTCAGAAATTCCAGCAACAAATGAACTTTCTGACAAAATGAGTAAAGATATGAAGAAACGCGGTTTTAAATTTACAGGTTCAACGGTTATCTATGCTTTCTTGCAAGCTGTAGGAGTGATTAATGATCACGCAGATTATTGTTATAGACAAGCAGAATTAATGGATTGA
- a CDS encoding rhomboid-like protein — translation MIFLSTVLILCCTWYFLKFLAHFSRKIHDEVRKLSVYTHFLSKWLQSAPATFTYTAIFCAFTLVQRTAPQHLINILTNHSSTSIARVSDKPISTFFDSAFWVADNGAGLLIYVVLFWTVIAWAERKYGSPRMIVITLSGHILASLTTIFLELWAINSGRAPSSLAMATDVGVSYILVAGCAAAILIMRKRMFYIGLIILGLFILLPLFVEHSIWDMGHLFAAFFGFISARLLLKLSPVRTVSSPYELLLKCRSELSNK, via the coding sequence ATGATTTTTTTATCAACTGTATTAATTTTATGTTGTACTTGGTATTTTTTAAAATTTTTAGCTCATTTTTCTCGTAAAATTCACGATGAGGTTCGAAAATTATCTGTCTATACTCATTTTCTTTCAAAATGGCTTCAGTCAGCTCCTGCAACATTTACCTATACCGCCATTTTTTGCGCTTTTACGCTAGTTCAAAGAACTGCACCGCAACACTTAATTAACATTCTAACGAACCATTCTTCAACAAGTATAGCCAGAGTTTCTGATAAACCAATCTCTACTTTTTTTGATAGTGCTTTTTGGGTTGCGGATAACGGAGCAGGTCTCCTCATTTATGTTGTCCTTTTTTGGACCGTTATTGCTTGGGCAGAACGAAAATATGGTTCACCAAGAATGATTGTCATCACATTGTCTGGTCATATTTTAGCCAGTCTCACTACTATTTTTCTTGAACTTTGGGCAATAAATAGCGGACGTGCTCCCAGTTCTTTAGCAATGGCAACTGATGTTGGTGTTTCATATATTTTAGTTGCTGGTTGCGCTGCTGCCATCCTTATAATGAGAAAACGAATGTTTTATATTGGACTTATAATTTTAGGACTATTTATCTTACTTCCGTTATTCGTTGAACATAGTATTTGGGATATGGGTCATCTATTTGCGGCTTTTTTTGGCTTTATTTCTGCTAGATTACTCCTTAAATTATCACCTGTGCGTACGGTCAGTTCTCCTTACGAACTTCTTTTGAAATGTCGTTCAGAACTCTCCAACAAATAA
- the pcrA gene encoding DNA helicase PcrA, producing MNPLLQGMNEKQAEAVQTTEGPLLIMAGAGSGKTRVLTHRIAYLIDEKMVNPWNILAITFTNKAAKEMRERALSLTPRAQDTLIATFHSMCVRILRRDADHIGYNRNFTIIDPGDQKSLMKRILKEANLDPKKWEPKGLLNAISNAKNDLLDESAYEAQTSARHPYEMVVARVYKIYQKELRKAESMDFDDLIMQTLRLFDENPDVLSYYQGKFQYIHVDEYQDTNHAQYQLVKLLASRFQNICVVGDADQSIYGWRGADMQNILDFEKDYPKAKVVLLEENYRSTKTILDAANNVIKNNLKRRPKELWTQNDAGDKIVYFRAGNEQEEANKVSEIITSGIRSGRSYADYAVLYRTNAQSRTIEDSFVKSNIPYTMVAGTKFYSRKEIRDVIAYLNVVANPADNMSFERIVNEPKRGVGPGALEKLRRFADSRGLSLADSSFDIMLSDIRGKAAGEIYNLAMAFDLLRTHSESSTITELVEEMLERTGYVKALQMMPSIENQARIENIEEFLSVTKGFDEKSEIPLDEETGEPIVETGLDKLSRFLNEVSLLSETDAYEEESDQVTMMTLHAAKGLEFPIVFLIGMEENIFPLSRVNEDIDELEEERRLAYVGITRAEETLYLMNANQRVLYGKTNYNRPSRFISEIDDELLEYAGIARKANSSFNASYKSGGFASGISMSDALHQRKAVINPTAAQATINNSETEDWQIGDTAIHRKWGEGMVLGISGSGKNMELKINFPEVGMKRLLAAMAPIEKK from the coding sequence ATGAATCCACTATTACAAGGAATGAACGAAAAACAAGCAGAAGCGGTCCAAACTACAGAAGGGCCTTTATTGATTATGGCAGGAGCTGGTTCGGGTAAGACTCGTGTCTTAACTCATCGAATTGCTTACTTAATTGATGAAAAAATGGTTAATCCTTGGAATATTTTAGCGATTACCTTTACAAATAAAGCAGCAAAAGAAATGCGGGAGCGTGCTTTATCACTTACTCCAAGAGCACAAGATACATTAATTGCGACCTTTCACTCAATGTGTGTAAGAATTTTGAGACGTGATGCCGACCATATTGGTTATAATCGTAATTTTACAATTATAGATCCAGGGGACCAAAAATCGTTGATGAAACGAATTTTGAAAGAAGCTAATTTAGATCCTAAAAAATGGGAACCCAAAGGTCTTTTAAATGCGATTTCAAATGCTAAAAATGATTTATTAGATGAATCAGCTTATGAAGCTCAAACAAGCGCTAGACATCCATATGAAATGGTTGTTGCGCGTGTTTATAAGATTTACCAAAAAGAATTACGAAAAGCAGAATCAATGGATTTTGACGATTTAATCATGCAGACGTTGCGCCTTTTTGATGAAAACCCGGATGTCCTTTCTTACTATCAAGGAAAATTTCAATATATTCATGTTGATGAGTATCAAGATACCAACCATGCACAATATCAGTTGGTTAAACTTTTAGCCAGTCGTTTTCAAAATATCTGTGTCGTTGGGGATGCTGACCAATCAATCTATGGTTGGCGCGGAGCAGATATGCAAAATATCTTAGACTTTGAAAAAGATTATCCAAAAGCTAAAGTTGTTTTGCTTGAAGAAAATTACCGCTCAACAAAAACAATTCTTGATGCGGCAAACAATGTTATAAAAAATAATTTAAAACGTCGACCAAAAGAACTCTGGACGCAAAATGATGCTGGAGATAAGATTGTTTATTTCCGCGCTGGAAATGAACAAGAAGAAGCAAATAAGGTTTCTGAAATTATCACATCAGGCATTCGTTCAGGACGTTCTTATGCTGACTATGCTGTGCTTTATCGGACTAATGCTCAGTCTCGGACAATTGAAGATTCTTTTGTTAAATCTAATATTCCCTATACAATGGTTGCGGGAACTAAATTCTACTCACGTAAGGAAATTCGTGATGTTATTGCTTACTTAAATGTAGTAGCAAATCCAGCGGATAATATGAGTTTTGAACGAATTGTTAATGAACCTAAACGAGGAGTCGGTCCGGGGGCATTAGAAAAATTACGTCGTTTTGCTGACAGTCGTGGACTTTCTTTAGCAGATTCAAGTTTTGATATTATGTTATCCGATATTCGTGGAAAAGCGGCTGGTGAGATTTATAATTTGGCAATGGCCTTTGATTTGTTGAGAACCCATAGTGAAAGTTCAACAATCACAGAATTAGTTGAAGAAATGTTAGAGCGTACTGGCTATGTCAAAGCTTTGCAAATGATGCCAAGTATCGAAAATCAAGCACGAATTGAAAATATTGAAGAATTCTTGTCAGTAACTAAAGGGTTTGATGAAAAATCAGAAATTCCTCTAGATGAAGAAACGGGAGAGCCAATTGTTGAAACTGGATTAGATAAGTTGAGCCGTTTCCTTAACGAAGTTAGTTTGCTTTCTGAAACAGATGCTTATGAGGAAGAATCTGACCAAGTAACAATGATGACCCTGCATGCGGCAAAAGGTTTGGAATTTCCAATTGTTTTCTTAATTGGAATGGAAGAAAACATTTTTCCTTTATCACGGGTAAATGAAGATATTGATGAGTTGGAAGAAGAACGTCGTTTGGCTTATGTTGGAATTACACGGGCAGAAGAAACGCTCTACTTAATGAATGCCAATCAACGTGTGCTTTATGGTAAAACGAATTATAATCGTCCCAGCCGTTTTATTTCGGAAATTGATGATGAATTACTAGAATATGCTGGGATTGCTCGTAAAGCAAATTCAAGCTTCAATGCTTCTTATAAATCTGGTGGTTTTGCCAGTGGGATCTCGATGTCAGATGCGCTTCATCAAAGAAAAGCAGTCATTAATCCAACTGCAGCTCAAGCGACGATTAATAATTCTGAAACAGAAGATTGGCAAATTGGCGATACAGCGATTCACCGTAAATGGGGCGAAGGTATGGTATTAGGAATTTCTGGTTCTGGTAAAAATATGGAACTCAAGATTAATTTCCCAGAAGTCGGAATGAAACGTTTATTAGCAGCAATGGCTCCAATTGAGAAAAAATAG
- a CDS encoding 8-oxo-dGTP diphosphatase encodes MTYHELEQVELTNMCAIIDEKTHKVLVQERKKSWTGIAFPGGHLEKGEALVPSTIREIKEETGLDITNLKLCGVKDWFEPEKNRRYMVFLYSTTEFSGQLINETDEGKVFWQDINQLANLNLASSFLEMADMMLHSTYSEFVYEIDGEHWEKKFY; translated from the coding sequence ATGACTTATCATGAGTTAGAACAAGTCGAATTGACAAATATGTGTGCCATTATTGACGAAAAAACCCATAAAGTTCTTGTTCAAGAGCGTAAAAAATCATGGACTGGAATTGCTTTTCCTGGAGGACATCTGGAAAAAGGTGAGGCTCTTGTTCCGTCAACAATAAGAGAGATTAAGGAAGAAACTGGACTTGATATCACAAATTTAAAACTTTGTGGAGTTAAGGATTGGTTTGAACCTGAGAAGAACAGAAGATATATGGTTTTTCTTTATTCAACAACAGAATTCTCTGGTCAATTAATTAATGAAACAGATGAAGGAAAAGTTTTTTGGCAAGATATTAATCAATTAGCGAATTTGAATCTTGCAAGTAGTTTTCTTGAAATGGCAGACATGATGCTTCACTCAACTTACTCAGAATTTGTTTATGAGATTGATGGAGAGCATTGGGAAAAGAAATTTTATTGA
- a CDS encoding XcbB/CpsF family capsular polysaccharide biosynthesis protein yields the protein MNEELYNFLLGKIFYFCQLPSYTKWGIWSFEPDGKIKGMHSDFEQTWKIENGRLLILDSQGHVTCIFEGQIEKMQKSHLLRPGMEHFQVALIATDLIGYDYFDSLCPIENDLVAACMETGSVANEKLRQLLLEDKTIDGYYAGRAYAVKRKDLEIGLKQYKGVFYDLELSQNQPDFFTKKLLVWFPGLLSYNHGNARENFFPNPFEGITGSIAKNTVVLRIADSNLINGSYYLNTPNFRDYEQNIQELIAKTAEEEGILRENILCAGSSRGVMGALYHGLLGNYALVSMDPVVDRSPWLQSADVQLMFDCIPVSFVDKLNQLLEKTNLSAEKIQVITSPQVPITYPFIIQLKTWKLALKTYRMKLADEQFDYQPYGGKMHGDFVNRNIPLLLMKINEFLYGCDSIENTIDEKTL from the coding sequence ATGAATGAAGAATTATATAATTTTTTACTGGGAAAAATATTTTATTTTTGTCAATTGCCAAGCTATACAAAATGGGGAATCTGGTCATTTGAACCTGACGGTAAGATAAAAGGAATGCATAGTGACTTTGAACAAACATGGAAAATTGAAAATGGGCGGCTATTAATTTTAGATAGTCAAGGGCACGTCACTTGTATTTTTGAAGGTCAGATAGAAAAAATGCAAAAAAGTCATTTGCTTCGTCCAGGAATGGAACATTTTCAAGTTGCTTTGATTGCTACTGATTTAATCGGTTATGATTATTTTGATAGCCTTTGCCCGATTGAAAATGATTTAGTTGCAGCATGTATGGAAACAGGGTCAGTGGCAAATGAAAAACTACGTCAGCTTCTTTTAGAAGATAAAACCATTGACGGTTATTATGCCGGTCGAGCTTATGCTGTTAAGAGAAAAGATTTAGAAATTGGATTAAAGCAATATAAAGGAGTTTTTTATGATTTAGAGCTTTCGCAAAACCAGCCTGATTTTTTTACTAAAAAACTTTTGGTTTGGTTCCCAGGACTATTGAGCTACAATCACGGGAATGCTCGGGAAAACTTCTTTCCTAATCCTTTTGAAGGAATTACAGGCTCTATTGCTAAAAATACAGTGGTATTAAGAATTGCCGATAGTAATTTAATTAATGGTTCTTATTATCTCAACACTCCTAATTTTAGAGATTATGAACAAAATATTCAGGAATTAATCGCAAAAACAGCCGAAGAAGAAGGGATACTTAGGGAGAATATACTATGTGCCGGTTCTTCCCGCGGGGTTATGGGTGCACTTTACCATGGATTACTTGGAAATTATGCACTTGTATCAATGGATCCTGTCGTAGATCGTAGTCCCTGGTTGCAATCTGCTGATGTTCAATTAATGTTTGATTGTATTCCTGTTTCATTCGTAGATAAGCTCAATCAATTATTGGAAAAAACAAATTTATCAGCTGAAAAAATACAAGTAATAACAAGCCCTCAAGTTCCGATTACTTATCCATTTATTATTCAATTAAAAACTTGGAAGTTAGCACTTAAAACTTATCGTATGAAGTTGGCAGATGAACAATTTGATTATCAGCCCTATGGTGGGAAAATGCATGGAGATTTTGTAAATCGTAATATCCCCCTGCTCTTGATGAAAATTAATGAATTTCTTTATGGATGCGATTCAATAGAGAATACGATAGATGAAAAAACCTTATAA